The Candidatus Omnitrophota bacterium genome contains a region encoding:
- a CDS encoding NADH-quinone oxidoreductase subunit C: protein MAEGGALRVQPKDARTVFRCLKENDHFNLDYLANLTVVDYPPDPATGGTGPAPVRYGAGRMDVVYHLYSIAKKHGPLALKITLPRTNPVVASATPIWRGAEFQEREAYDLYGVTFEGHPDLRRILLWDEFEGHPMRKDYVVEDQNVL, encoded by the coding sequence ATGGCCGAGGGGGGAGCGCTGCGCGTCCAGCCGAAAGATGCCAGGACGGTGTTTCGCTGCCTGAAAGAAAACGACCACTTCAACCTTGATTATCTGGCCAATCTGACGGTGGTCGACTATCCGCCGGACCCCGCCACTGGCGGGACAGGCCCCGCACCAGTGCGGTACGGGGCAGGCCGCATGGACGTCGTGTATCACCTCTATTCGATAGCCAAGAAGCATGGCCCGCTTGCCCTCAAGATCACCTTGCCACGCACGAATCCGGTCGTGGCCTCGGCCACGCCGATCTGGCGCGGGGCGGAATTTCAAGAGCGGGAAGCGTATGATCTCTACGGTGTCACATTCGAAGGCCATCCGGATTTGCGCCGCATTCTGCTGTGGGATGAGTTCGAAGGCCACCCCATGCGCAAAGACTACGTCGTCGAAGACCAAAACGTCTTGTAA
- a CDS encoding AbrB/MazE/SpoVT family DNA-binding domain-containing protein, whose amino-acid sequence MLAKLTRGNQLTIPKEIVDRIRLQAGRDYLDVTYLHGVIVLKPIDVEERIPPESYEAFLKDAFTIKPGDIVADERTAGSVLKRRMKKR is encoded by the coding sequence ATGTTAGCAAAACTCACTCGCGGAAACCAACTCACCATTCCTAAAGAGATTGTTGATCGCATTCGCTTGCAGGCCGGACGCGATTATCTGGATGTGACCTACCTCCATGGAGTCATTGTCCTGAAGCCCATCGACGTCGAGGAGCGCATTCCCCCCGAATCGTATGAAGCGTTCCTCAAAGATGCCTTCACGATCAAACCTGGCGATATTGTCGCCGATGAGCGAACCGCCGGGAGTGTGCTCAAACGGCGCATGAAGAAACGGTAG
- a CDS encoding NADH-quinone oxidoreductase subunit D, producing the protein MNSQTHPIETELLEVSLGPQHPSTHGVFRMNATLDGETIVKLKPVMGYLHRNHEQIGEGITYIASFPFTDRLDYFCAMSNNFGLALAIEKLGGIAVSERGEYLRVIMAELTRLINHTAVTGFLLNDMGAFGTPLLYAFREREKILDLFEAASGSRMMCNYVRPGGVREDVPEAWLERAEKLVDGYPAFLDEFEKLLTENEIIRQRCQHVGILPKELAINASATGPLLRASGVDYDIRKVDGYSIYSRFNFRVPLGTVGDVYDRYYVRILEMRESVKILQQALKEIPTGAAISPKGLAMVKAPRTFRPPKGEAYGRIESPKGELGFYLVSDGTPQPYRYHIRAPSFVNLTILEDMCLGHKVADVIIILGSIDIVMGEVDR; encoded by the coding sequence ATGAACAGCCAAACCCACCCAATTGAAACAGAGCTGCTCGAAGTGAGTCTGGGGCCGCAGCATCCCTCCACACACGGGGTGTTTCGGATGAATGCGACCCTCGATGGAGAAACCATCGTCAAGCTCAAGCCGGTCATGGGCTATCTGCACCGCAACCATGAGCAGATCGGCGAGGGCATCACCTACATCGCCAGCTTCCCGTTCACCGACCGGCTCGATTATTTCTGCGCGATGTCCAATAACTTCGGGCTCGCCCTCGCCATCGAAAAACTCGGCGGTATTGCGGTCTCTGAGCGCGGCGAGTATCTGCGCGTCATCATGGCCGAGCTGACACGCCTCATCAACCACACGGCCGTCACCGGGTTTCTCCTCAACGACATGGGGGCTTTCGGCACGCCGCTGCTGTATGCCTTCCGAGAGCGGGAAAAAATCTTAGATCTGTTCGAGGCGGCGTCCGGCTCTCGCATGATGTGCAACTACGTGCGGCCAGGCGGGGTGCGCGAGGATGTGCCTGAGGCCTGGCTTGAGCGGGCTGAGAAGCTTGTCGATGGCTATCCGGCGTTTCTGGATGAGTTCGAAAAGCTGCTGACCGAAAACGAAATCATCCGCCAGCGCTGCCAACATGTCGGAATCCTGCCGAAGGAGCTCGCGATCAATGCCAGTGCGACCGGGCCACTGTTGCGAGCTTCTGGGGTCGACTACGACATCCGCAAAGTTGATGGCTACTCGATCTACTCGCGCTTTAACTTCCGCGTGCCGCTCGGCACCGTCGGCGATGTCTACGATCGGTACTATGTGCGGATCCTTGAAATGCGCGAGAGTGTGAAGATTTTGCAGCAGGCCCTCAAGGAAATTCCCACGGGTGCTGCCATCAGCCCGAAGGGGTTGGCAATGGTCAAGGCCCCGCGCACGTTCCGCCCGCCGAAGGGCGAAGCCTACGGCCGCATCGAATCGCCCAAAGGCGAGCTCGGATTTTACTTGGTCAGCGACGGCACGCCGCAGCCGTACCGCTACCACATCCGGGCCCCAAGCTTCGTAAACCTGACGATTCTTGAAGACATGTGCCTTGGCCACAAAGTGGCTGATGTGATCATCATCCTCGGCTCCATCGACATCGTCATGGGCGAAGTCGACCGCTAA
- a CDS encoding 4Fe-4S dicluster domain-containing protein, with translation MIGIGVLRGMGVTFKTFLETYPWGRGLLRALRIPTTNGLVTVEYPDVKQQHHERFRYFPFLVYDQTPDNLRCVACKICEQECPPACIHIIGPAKDEQGRPAKAHGRTYPVEFDIDISVCMSCRICVDVCPFDAIEMDNQYELSGFDRFGQMVFNKDKLLKPNDYFQRIKPTEAATVDARLAAKKK, from the coding sequence ATGATTGGAATTGGGGTCTTACGAGGCATGGGGGTGACCTTCAAGACGTTCCTCGAGACGTATCCCTGGGGGCGCGGGCTGCTGCGTGCCTTGCGTATTCCAACAACGAACGGGCTTGTTACCGTAGAATACCCTGATGTGAAGCAGCAGCATCATGAGCGGTTCCGCTATTTCCCATTCCTCGTCTATGATCAAACACCTGATAACTTACGCTGTGTGGCCTGCAAAATCTGCGAGCAGGAGTGTCCTCCTGCCTGCATCCACATTATCGGTCCGGCCAAGGACGAACAGGGACGCCCGGCCAAAGCCCACGGACGCACATATCCCGTGGAGTTTGACATCGATATCTCAGTCTGCATGTCCTGCCGCATCTGTGTTGATGTCTGTCCGTTCGATGCGATTGAAATGGATAACCAGTATGAGCTCTCAGGATTCGACCGATTCGGCCAGATGGTCTTCAACAAGGACAAGTTGCTGAAGCCGAACGACTATTTCCAGAGGATCAAACCCACTGAAGCGGCCACGGTCGATGCCCGTCTTGCCGCCAAGAAAAAGTAA
- the nuoH gene encoding NADH-quinone oxidoreductase subunit NuoH — protein MQELDQVFVNAKGWLLSLFPIGLRPWVSIAVSVGVIAAIAPFIMMYLTWLERKIIARMQNRFGPTRVGVYGLLQPISDGIKMLIKEDIVPRGADPLLHILAPILSLAPAILLFAVMPFGRNMIAADLNVGLLYLFAISSISSYSIFMGGWASRSKFSILGAMRGVAQIISYEVPGVLSVVAVIMITGTLSMVGIVEAQADQWFVFTPWGIVGCLMFFLSGVAEVNRTPFDMPEAESELVGGFHTEYSGMKFALWYMAEFLESFAICAFTTTLFLGGWQGPAVPFWVLGLLLAVIVATGTKLPAPIRSVGAAAMLGAAVLWRTQVIPSWAWFLAKTYALVFVLVWLRGTFPRLRVDQLMGLAWKFFLPLGLVNIVAAGIWWSLRETPWFGWIASAVVLALSAWALVLANKPEPLQPRTYIYAD, from the coding sequence ATGCAGGAGTTAGATCAGGTGTTCGTGAACGCCAAAGGGTGGCTGCTCAGTCTGTTTCCCATCGGACTGAGGCCCTGGGTTTCCATTGCCGTGAGCGTTGGCGTCATCGCCGCCATCGCCCCGTTCATCATGATGTACCTGACGTGGCTGGAGCGGAAAATCATCGCCCGAATGCAAAACCGGTTCGGCCCGACGCGTGTCGGCGTCTACGGGTTGCTCCAGCCGATTTCCGACGGGATCAAGATGCTGATCAAGGAAGACATCGTGCCGCGCGGAGCCGATCCGCTGCTACATATCCTCGCCCCGATTCTGTCCTTAGCTCCGGCGATTCTCCTGTTTGCGGTGATGCCGTTTGGCCGCAACATGATCGCGGCCGATTTGAACGTCGGCTTGCTGTACCTGTTTGCCATTTCCTCCATCAGCTCCTACTCCATTTTCATGGGAGGCTGGGCCTCGCGCAGCAAATTCTCCATCCTGGGCGCCATGCGGGGGGTGGCGCAAATCATCTCGTACGAAGTGCCCGGAGTGCTCTCCGTTGTGGCCGTCATTATGATCACCGGCACGCTATCGATGGTGGGGATCGTGGAGGCGCAGGCCGATCAGTGGTTTGTCTTCACGCCGTGGGGCATTGTCGGCTGCCTGATGTTTTTCTTGAGCGGGGTCGCCGAGGTCAATCGCACGCCGTTTGACATGCCCGAGGCCGAATCCGAGCTCGTCGGGGGATTTCACACCGAGTATAGCGGCATGAAGTTTGCGCTCTGGTACATGGCGGAATTTCTCGAGTCGTTTGCCATTTGCGCTTTTACGACGACGCTGTTTCTCGGCGGCTGGCAAGGGCCGGCGGTGCCGTTCTGGGTTTTGGGCTTGTTGCTTGCCGTGATCGTGGCCACAGGAACAAAGCTTCCAGCGCCCATCCGCAGCGTTGGGGCTGCGGCCATGCTTGGAGCAGCCGTCCTCTGGAGAACGCAGGTGATTCCCTCATGGGCGTGGTTTTTGGCAAAGACCTATGCGCTGGTGTTCGTCCTCGTGTGGTTACGCGGCACCTTTCCGCGGCTGCGCGTGGATCAGCTCATGGGACTGGCCTGGAAGTTTTTCCTCCCGCTTGGCCTGGTCAACATCGTTGCGGCCGGGATCTGGTGGTCGCTGCGCGAGACGCCCTGGTTTGGATGGATTGCCAGCGCTGTTGTGCTAGCACTGAGCGCCTGGGCCCTCGTGCTTGCCAACAAGCCGGAACCACTACAACCCCGCACCTACATCTACGCCGACTAA